From Drosophila yakuba strain Tai18E2 chromosome 2L, Prin_Dyak_Tai18E2_2.1, whole genome shotgun sequence, one genomic window encodes:
- the LOC6528945 gene encoding LOW QUALITY PROTEIN: protein CDV3 homolog (The sequence of the model RefSeq protein was modified relative to this genomic sequence to represent the inferred CDS: inserted 1 base in 1 codon) has protein sequence MSSLDDFFAKRDNEKSXKKKPNYLATNELYKTLKESVRLATEGEFEKCLGNENRAEGPTESTGSVLKPLEFSVLHSNESVEEEDEWCDFTEENRIEYTSLRRSIKMSLGSTVLAGSDAKAQDSEQRDNGGDGIDVGQALNDGMGGTSCPWRKMGHPSKQQELREQVEQPKKDEPSEVKSQIYIPPALRHSQGDFNQRAEMESRLLKIPPKMSGKPQAPDLNSAEYFPSLSGAKTFRRTK, from the exons ATGTCCAGTCTTGATGATTTCTTTGCCAAGAGAGACAAtgaaaaat aaaaaaaaaaacccaattaCTTGGCCACCAATGAGTTGTATAAAACGCTAAAGGAATCTGTAAGGTTGGCCACAGAGGGCGAATTTGAAAAGTGTCTGGGAAACGAAAATCGCGCAGAGGGGCCAACTGAATCTACAGGATCAGTTCTGAAACCTTTAGAATTTTCTGTTCTTCACTCAAATGAGTCGGTTGAAGAGGAGGATGAATGGTGTGATTTTACAGAGGAGAATCGCATAGAGTACACGAGCTTGCGCCGCAGCATTAAGATGAGTCTTGGCTCCACAGTTCTGGCCGGCAGCGATGCTAAAGCTCAAGACTCGGAGCAACGCGATAATGGTGGCGACGGCATAGACGTTGGTCAGGCACTCAATGATGGCATGGGTGGTACCTCGTGCCCCTGGAGGAAAATGGGGCACCCATCTAAGCAGCAGGAGCTAAGGGAGCAGGTGGAGCAGCCAAAAAAGGATGAACCGTCCGAGGTAAAGAGCCAAATCTACATACCACCCGCTCTCCGTCATAGCCAAGGTGATTTTAATCAGCGCGCCGAGATGGAAAGCCGCCTTCTGAAGATTCCACCCAAGATGTCTGGAAAACCTCAAGCTCCGGATCTCAACAGTGCCGAGTATTTCCCCAGTCTGAGTGGCGCCAAAACATTCAGACGCACCAAGTAG